The following proteins are co-located in the Robbsia betulipollinis genome:
- the lnt gene encoding apolipoprotein N-acyltransferase translates to MPSVSHHAPSRRRCAATLALGALLGGAHTLAFAPTQHGGWLQFPVFAALFWLIAQARTRPGAAALGLAFGFGNFVTGAYWLYISMHDYGGMPPPLAGGAVVLFSLYLACYPALACGAWRATETPRRVPFAFARVDAGGASRDAPPATAGSAGPAGALLSAAVFGATWALGEWLRETVFTGFPWLSSGYAQVDGPLAGLAPFVGVMGVGFATASAGALLAQCLFALRHRRGQPVRMALVPGACLLALLGLGLLGATVRFATPRQAPLTVRLLQGNVAQDMKFEQSELDRSIALYQRLITEKPADLIVTPETALPILIGNTPAEFAQTVRAFADRTGSAILLGAAGVIAPPRAAGTPAGAAAPPVGYTNSIFGLSPGRGELYRYDKHHLVPFGEFVPWGFRWFVDLMHIPLGDFARGPLVQPSFAIKGERVAIDICYEDIFGDEIARRLRRAADPASILVNSTNLGWFGNTVALDQHLQMARMRALETQRPVVRATNTGATAAIDAYGRVTDRLPSFTTGALDATVQGTVGLTPYVRFGDLPVLLLALLLLGAARIGRRSARRPPR, encoded by the coding sequence ATGCCGTCCGTTAGCCATCACGCCCCTTCCCGCCGGCGTTGCGCCGCGACGCTCGCGCTGGGCGCCCTCCTTGGCGGCGCGCATACGCTCGCGTTCGCGCCGACGCAGCATGGCGGCTGGCTGCAATTCCCCGTGTTCGCCGCGCTGTTCTGGTTGATCGCGCAGGCACGCACGCGTCCGGGCGCCGCCGCGCTCGGCCTGGCCTTCGGCTTCGGCAATTTCGTCACCGGCGCGTACTGGCTCTATATCAGCATGCACGACTACGGCGGCATGCCGCCCCCGCTCGCGGGTGGCGCGGTGGTGTTGTTCTCGCTCTATCTGGCCTGCTACCCGGCCCTGGCGTGCGGCGCCTGGCGGGCGACCGAAACCCCGCGCCGTGTGCCGTTCGCCTTCGCGCGCGTTGATGCCGGCGGCGCATCACGCGACGCGCCGCCGGCGACCGCTGGGTCCGCCGGGCCGGCGGGAGCGCTGCTGTCGGCCGCCGTGTTCGGCGCCACCTGGGCGCTGGGCGAATGGCTGCGCGAAACGGTTTTCACCGGTTTTCCCTGGCTGTCGAGCGGCTATGCGCAGGTCGACGGCCCGTTGGCCGGCCTCGCCCCCTTCGTCGGCGTGATGGGCGTCGGCTTCGCGACCGCCAGCGCCGGGGCCCTGCTCGCGCAGTGCCTGTTCGCGCTGCGGCACCGCCGCGGGCAACCGGTGCGCATGGCACTCGTTCCCGGCGCGTGTCTGCTGGCCCTGCTGGGGCTCGGCCTGCTGGGCGCCACCGTGCGTTTCGCGACGCCGCGCCAGGCGCCGCTCACCGTGCGCCTGCTGCAGGGCAACGTCGCGCAGGACATGAAGTTCGAGCAGTCCGAACTCGACCGGTCGATTGCCCTGTACCAGCGCCTGATCACCGAAAAACCGGCGGATCTGATCGTCACGCCGGAAACCGCGCTGCCGATCCTGATCGGCAATACCCCGGCCGAATTCGCACAGACGGTCCGCGCGTTCGCCGACCGCACCGGCAGCGCGATCCTGCTCGGCGCGGCAGGCGTCATCGCCCCGCCCCGCGCGGCCGGGACCCCGGCCGGTGCCGCCGCCCCGCCGGTCGGCTATACCAATTCGATCTTCGGCCTGAGCCCCGGCCGCGGCGAGCTGTACCGCTACGACAAGCATCACCTGGTGCCGTTCGGCGAATTCGTTCCCTGGGGATTTCGCTGGTTCGTCGACCTGATGCACATCCCGCTGGGCGATTTCGCCCGCGGGCCGCTGGTGCAGCCGTCGTTCGCGATCAAGGGCGAGCGCGTTGCCATCGATATCTGCTACGAGGACATCTTCGGCGACGAGATCGCCCGGCGCCTGCGCCGGGCCGCCGACCCCGCCAGCATCCTGGTGAATTCCACCAACCTCGGCTGGTTCGGCAACACCGTCGCACTCGACCAGCATCTGCAGATGGCGCGCATGCGCGCGCTCGAAACGCAGCGCCCGGTCGTGCGCGCGACCAATACCGGCGCGACCGCGGCCATCGATGCGTATGGCCGCGTCACGGACCGCCTGCCGAGCTTCACCACCGGCGCGCTCGACGCCACCGTGCAGGGCACCGTCGGGCTGACCCCCTATGTCCGCTTCGGCGACCTGCCGGTGCTGCTGCTCGCCTTGCTGCTGCTCGGCGCGGCGCGGATCGGACGCCGTTCCGCGCGCCGCCCTCCGCGCTGA
- a CDS encoding HlyC/CorC family transporter, with translation MNDSYPSRRSADRPRSLLERLTDLISPEPESRAELLEILQDAHERNLIDADSLSMIEGVFQVAEMSARDIMVPRAQMDAINIAESPEEFIPFVLDKAHSRYPVFEGGRDNVIGVLLAKDLLRFYAEEEFDVRGMLRPAVFIPESKRLNVLLHDFRVNRNHIAIVVDEYGGVAGLITIEDVLEQIVGDIEDEYDFDEEAGNIIAAPDGRYRVRALTEVAQFNEVFGTHYSDDEVDTIGGLVTHRFGRVPHRGEHVEIDGFEFEILRGDARQLHVLLVNRVVREHPGDAGTAPQEG, from the coding sequence ATGAACGACTCATATCCCAGTCGAAGATCCGCCGACCGACCCCGCTCGCTGCTCGAGCGGCTGACCGACCTGATTTCCCCCGAACCCGAATCCCGGGCGGAGCTGCTCGAGATCCTGCAGGACGCGCACGAACGCAACCTCATCGACGCGGATTCGCTGTCGATGATCGAGGGCGTGTTCCAGGTCGCCGAGATGAGCGCGCGCGACATCATGGTGCCCCGCGCCCAGATGGACGCGATCAACATCGCCGAGTCGCCCGAGGAATTCATCCCCTTCGTGCTCGACAAGGCGCACTCGCGCTATCCGGTGTTCGAGGGCGGCCGGGACAATGTCATCGGCGTGCTGCTCGCGAAAGACCTGCTGCGCTTTTATGCCGAGGAGGAATTCGACGTGCGCGGCATGCTGCGCCCGGCGGTCTTCATCCCGGAATCGAAGCGACTGAACGTGCTGCTGCACGACTTTCGCGTCAATCGCAACCATATCGCGATCGTCGTCGATGAATATGGCGGCGTCGCCGGGCTGATCACGATCGAAGACGTGCTCGAGCAGATCGTCGGCGACATCGAGGATGAATACGACTTCGACGAAGAGGCCGGCAATATCATCGCGGCACCCGACGGCCGCTACCGGGTGCGGGCGCTGACCGAGGTCGCGCAGTTCAACGAGGTCTTCGGCACCCATTACAGCGACGACGAAGTCGATACGATCGGCGGCCTGGTGACCCACCGTTTCGGGCGCGTGCCGCACCGCGGCGAACATGTCGAAATCGACGGCTTCGAATTCGAAATCCTGCGCGGCGACGCGCGGCAGCTGCACGTACTTCTGGTGAACCGGGTCGTGCGCGAGCATCCGGGCGATGCCGGCACCGCGCCCCAGGAAGGCTGA
- a CDS encoding gamma-glutamylcyclotransferase has product MSEIDDNDIPEREAPEGGADALALPAVPHADTPPAPPAPIADEASPEATAPPPAVFQNAGYPPPVGDSAFLSEERLAASLTACFREHAPGEDIWLFGYGSLIWNPGLPVEESCPARVNGYHRGLYMWSRHNRGTPERPGLVLAVDRGGSCPGVAFRLSPVGAQPHLVTLWRREMSMGEYRPAWLRCVLADGRAVRALCFVIRRESSAYAGRLPDDIIRWVFQHAHGHYGSTLEYVEKTVAALNAGGIPDRALDALLRRCRNPAAAAPEPR; this is encoded by the coding sequence ATGAGCGAGATCGACGACAACGACATACCGGAACGCGAGGCGCCGGAAGGCGGCGCGGATGCCCTCGCCCTGCCGGCCGTCCCCCATGCCGATACGCCGCCTGCGCCGCCTGCGCCGATCGCGGACGAGGCGTCGCCCGAGGCCACCGCGCCCCCGCCCGCCGTGTTCCAGAACGCCGGCTACCCGCCGCCCGTTGGCGACAGCGCCTTTCTCAGCGAAGAGCGGCTGGCCGCCTCGCTGACGGCGTGCTTTCGCGAGCATGCCCCCGGCGAGGATATCTGGCTGTTCGGCTATGGCTCGCTGATCTGGAACCCCGGCCTGCCGGTCGAGGAATCCTGCCCGGCGCGCGTCAACGGCTACCATCGCGGCTTGTATATGTGGTCGCGTCACAACCGCGGCACGCCCGAGCGGCCCGGACTCGTGCTTGCCGTAGACCGCGGCGGCTCCTGCCCGGGCGTGGCCTTTCGCCTGTCGCCGGTGGGCGCGCAGCCGCATCTCGTGACGCTGTGGCGCCGCGAGATGTCGATGGGCGAGTACCGGCCGGCCTGGCTGCGCTGCGTGCTGGCCGATGGCCGGGCGGTGCGCGCGCTATGCTTCGTCATCCGCCGGGAATCCAGCGCCTATGCCGGGCGTTTGCCCGACGACATCATCCGCTGGGTGTTCCAGCATGCGCACGGCCACTACGGCAGCACCCTCGAATATGTCGAGAAAACCGTCGCGGCGCTGAACGCCGGCGGCATCCCCGATCGGGCCCTCGACGCGCTGCTGCGGCGCTGCCGCAACCCCGCTGCGGCGGCTCCCGAACCACGATAG
- the ybeY gene encoding rRNA maturation RNase YbeY has product MPAAAPAASAAAVPPRLDLNIQFVAPAYPTHRKLLTRARLKRWAGAALFADATLTLRFVDAEEGRTLNRSFRGRDYATNVLTFAYAESADDPVSGDLVLCCPVVEREAAEQGKTLDAHYAHLVVHGVLHAQGYDHEDDAEAVEMESIETELLLALGHADPYADAQTGRIADEPAAPGAFPGANVP; this is encoded by the coding sequence ATGCCGGCCGCGGCGCCGGCTGCATCCGCGGCGGCGGTGCCGCCGCGTCTGGACCTGAACATCCAGTTCGTCGCACCGGCTTACCCGACGCATCGCAAGCTGCTCACGCGCGCGCGCCTCAAGCGCTGGGCCGGCGCCGCGCTCTTCGCGGACGCGACGCTCACGCTGCGCTTCGTCGACGCCGAGGAAGGCCGCACGCTGAACCGCTCGTTTCGGGGACGCGACTACGCGACGAACGTGCTGACGTTCGCGTACGCCGAATCGGCGGACGATCCGGTCAGCGGCGACCTCGTCCTCTGCTGCCCCGTCGTCGAGCGCGAAGCCGCCGAACAGGGCAAGACGCTCGACGCGCACTATGCGCATCTCGTCGTGCATGGCGTTCTGCATGCCCAGGGCTATGACCACGAGGACGACGCCGAGGCCGTCGAGATGGAGTCGATCGAGACCGAGTTGCTGCTCGCGCTCGGCCATGCCGACCCCTACGCCGACGCGCAAACGGGCCGCATCGCCGACGAACCTGCGGCGCCGGGCGCGTTTCCCGGCGCGAACGTGCCATGA
- a CDS encoding PhoH family protein, translated as MKIAQEEFTAPRDDNTRLANLCGPLDENLRQVEQAFDVTLARRGHRIAVRGRNAKLAVAALEDFYNRARNPLSLDDVQLGLVEARQTGGTTTRSAGRSSTPGTSAGARAAYERGTVGPSHATPVTDAGPGDPDAPAAGPALGAVPPPVGPEPIVLHTRRTDLRGRTPTQHEYLKNILAHDVTFGLGPAGTGKTYLAVACAVDALERDQIKRIVLTRPAVEAGERLGFLPGDLTQKVDPYLRPLYDALYDLLGFDRTAKMFERQMIEIAPLAYMRGRTLNHAFIILDEAQNTTPEQMKMFLTRIGFGSKAVVTGDTTQVDLPRGHKSGLVEAQEVLGDVRGIAMTRFTSADVVRHPLVGRIVDAYDAHMLRMGRGT; from the coding sequence TTGAAAATCGCTCAAGAAGAATTCACCGCGCCGCGCGACGACAATACGCGGCTTGCCAACCTGTGCGGCCCGCTCGACGAGAACCTGCGGCAGGTCGAGCAGGCCTTCGACGTGACGCTGGCGCGTCGCGGGCACCGCATCGCGGTGCGCGGCCGCAACGCGAAACTCGCCGTGGCGGCGCTGGAAGATTTCTACAACCGTGCCCGCAATCCGCTGTCGCTCGACGATGTGCAGCTCGGCCTCGTCGAGGCGCGCCAGACGGGCGGCACCACCACCCGCAGTGCCGGACGCAGCAGTACGCCCGGCACGTCCGCCGGCGCGCGCGCCGCCTACGAACGCGGCACCGTCGGCCCGTCCCATGCCACCCCCGTGACCGACGCGGGTCCGGGCGACCCGGATGCGCCGGCGGCGGGCCCGGCGCTGGGGGCCGTGCCGCCGCCGGTCGGTCCGGAACCGATCGTGCTGCACACGCGGCGCACCGACCTGCGCGGCCGCACGCCCACCCAGCACGAATACCTGAAGAACATCCTCGCGCACGATGTCACGTTCGGCCTCGGGCCCGCGGGCACCGGCAAGACCTATCTGGCCGTGGCCTGTGCGGTCGACGCGCTCGAGCGCGACCAGATCAAGCGCATCGTGCTCACGCGCCCGGCGGTGGAGGCAGGCGAGCGGCTCGGCTTCCTGCCCGGCGACCTGACGCAGAAGGTGGATCCCTACCTGCGTCCGCTGTATGACGCGCTCTACGACCTGCTGGGTTTCGACCGCACCGCGAAGATGTTCGAGCGCCAGATGATCGAGATCGCGCCGCTCGCCTACATGCGCGGGCGCACCCTGAACCACGCGTTCATCATTCTCGACGAGGCGCAGAACACCACGCCGGAACAGATGAAGATGTTCCTCACGCGTATCGGTTTCGGCTCGAAGGCGGTGGTGACCGGCGACACCACGCAGGTCGACCTGCCCCGTGGCCACAAGAGCGGTCTGGTGGAGGCGCAGGAGGTGCTGGGCGACGTGCGCGGCATCGCGATGACGCGCTTCACCAGCGCCGACGTCGTCCGGCATCCGCTGGTCGGCCGCATCGTCGACGCCTACGATGCGCACATGCTGCGCATGGGACGCGGCACGTGA
- the miaB gene encoding tRNA (N6-isopentenyl adenosine(37)-C2)-methylthiotransferase MiaB, with protein MTTNDTKKVFIKTYGCQMNEYDSDKMVDVLGAAHGLVQTHSVDDADVILFNTCSVREKAQEKVFSELGRARALKEAKPDLIIGVGGCVASQEGAAIVARAPYVDVVFGPQTLHRLPGMIDARRRSGRSQVDISFPEIEKFDHLPPARVEGPSAFVSIMEGCSKYCSYCVVPYTRGEEVSRPLDDVLTEIAELADQGVREVTLLGQNVNAYRAPVSKGGLDQMDFASLIEFVAEIPGIERIRYTTSHPKEFTQQLIDAYANVPKLVDHLHLPVQHGSDRVLMAMKRGYSVLEYKSIIRKLRAIRPNLSVSTDFIVGFPGETAGDFDKMMALVEDIGYDTSYSFIYSPRPGTPAASLHDDTPHAVKLARLTHLQATIEANVRRISASMVGSVQRVLVEGPSRKDPNELHGRTENNRVVNFPASPAALARLPGQMIDVLIDQAYPHSLRGQIVTADTDAAPQQPVLHT; from the coding sequence ATGACGACGAACGACACGAAAAAAGTATTCATCAAGACCTATGGCTGTCAGATGAACGAGTACGACTCCGACAAGATGGTCGACGTGCTCGGCGCCGCGCACGGTCTGGTCCAGACGCATAGCGTGGACGATGCCGACGTGATCCTTTTCAATACCTGCTCGGTGCGCGAAAAAGCGCAGGAGAAGGTCTTTTCGGAACTCGGGCGCGCGCGCGCGCTGAAGGAAGCGAAGCCGGATCTGATCATCGGCGTCGGCGGCTGTGTCGCCAGTCAGGAAGGCGCGGCGATCGTCGCGCGCGCACCGTATGTCGATGTCGTTTTCGGGCCGCAGACGCTGCACCGGTTGCCCGGCATGATCGACGCGCGGCGCCGCAGCGGGCGTTCCCAGGTGGATATTTCCTTTCCCGAGATCGAGAAGTTCGATCACCTGCCGCCCGCGCGGGTCGAGGGACCGAGCGCCTTCGTATCGATCATGGAAGGCTGCAGCAAATACTGCAGCTACTGCGTGGTGCCGTATACGCGCGGCGAGGAAGTGTCGCGCCCGCTCGACGACGTCCTGACCGAGATCGCCGAACTGGCCGACCAGGGCGTGCGCGAGGTGACGCTGCTCGGCCAGAACGTGAATGCCTATCGCGCGCCGGTCTCCAAGGGCGGCCTCGACCAGATGGATTTCGCGTCGCTGATCGAGTTCGTCGCGGAGATCCCGGGCATCGAACGCATTCGCTACACCACGTCGCATCCAAAGGAATTCACGCAACAGTTGATCGACGCCTACGCGAACGTACCGAAACTGGTGGATCACCTGCACCTGCCGGTGCAGCACGGCTCGGACCGGGTGCTGATGGCCATGAAACGCGGCTATTCGGTGCTGGAATACAAATCGATCATCCGCAAGCTGCGGGCGATACGGCCGAACCTTTCGGTTTCGACCGACTTTATCGTCGGTTTTCCGGGCGAGACGGCGGGCGATTTCGACAAGATGATGGCGCTGGTCGAGGACATCGGCTACGACACCAGCTATTCCTTCATCTACAGCCCGCGCCCCGGCACGCCGGCAGCCAGCCTGCACGACGATACGCCGCACGCGGTGAAGCTTGCCCGCCTGACGCATCTGCAGGCAACGATCGAGGCGAACGTGCGCCGCATCAGCGCATCGATGGTCGGCAGCGTGCAGCGGGTGCTGGTCGAGGGGCCGTCGCGCAAGGACCCGAACGAACTGCACGGGCGCACCGAGAACAACCGGGTCGTCAATTTTCCGGCATCGCCGGCCGCGCTCGCGCGCCTGCCCGGGCAGATGATCGATGTCCTGATCGACCAGGCCTACCCGCATTCGCTGCGCGGCCAGATCGTGACGGCCGATACGGACGCCGCACCGCAACAGCCCGTCTTGCACACCTGA
- a CDS encoding acyl-CoA dehydrogenase family protein produces MHALHDSALSEKPSPPDHDGALRRALDVLAAGEAGLAPPYDAGQVGAALALLVERGVDRPPLPGAAPGATLARWRMLADVAAHDVGLVKLYEGHTDAVAILAELGAPPAPRGTRWAVWAAEPPQARLVARRGADAAGMPAPGVAEVRRAGAARTAGSVGAPDNALDLRLDGRKAWCSGAASVTHALVTAWLDDQTACLAQVALDQPGVRVTGEGWHARGMAATASVDVVFENAAATLVGAPGEYLARPGFWHGGAGIGACWYGAAAAIGRYAMARLAVRAAGGALDDLSALYAAELDLALAAAVTLLRESAAAIDAVPQAPAQALAMRVRLEIEALAERVLRAAGRALGAGPLCRDARFAALMTDLPVFLRQSHAERDLAAYGRAGIEQRTTGEQAWRL; encoded by the coding sequence ATGCACGCCCTACACGATTCGGCACTTTCAGAAAAACCGTCGCCGCCCGACCACGACGGCGCGCTGCGGCGTGCGCTCGACGTGCTGGCGGCGGGAGAAGCGGGCCTGGCACCGCCGTACGACGCGGGTCAGGTCGGCGCGGCGCTGGCGTTGCTCGTCGAGCGTGGCGTCGACCGTCCGCCGCTGCCCGGCGCGGCGCCCGGCGCGACGCTGGCACGCTGGCGCATGCTGGCCGACGTCGCCGCGCACGACGTGGGTCTCGTCAAGCTTTATGAAGGGCACACCGACGCGGTAGCGATTCTCGCGGAGCTGGGCGCGCCGCCCGCGCCGCGCGGCACGCGCTGGGCAGTCTGGGCGGCCGAGCCGCCGCAGGCCCGCCTGGTTGCCCGGCGGGGCGCCGACGCCGCGGGTATGCCTGCTCCCGGTGTCGCAGAAGTCCGCCGCGCGGGTGCCGCCCGCACCGCCGGCAGCGTTGGCGCCCCCGACAACGCCCTCGACCTGCGCCTGGATGGCCGCAAGGCGTGGTGCTCGGGCGCGGCGAGCGTGACGCATGCGCTGGTCACGGCCTGGCTTGACGACCAGACCGCCTGCCTGGCGCAGGTGGCACTCGATCAGCCCGGCGTGCGTGTGACGGGAGAGGGCTGGCATGCCCGGGGCATGGCGGCTACCGCGAGCGTCGACGTGGTATTCGAGAACGCCGCGGCGACGCTCGTCGGTGCGCCCGGGGAATATCTGGCGCGCCCCGGGTTCTGGCATGGCGGCGCGGGGATCGGTGCCTGCTGGTACGGCGCGGCAGCGGCGATCGGCCGTTATGCGATGGCGCGCCTCGCAGTCCGTGCGGCCGGTGGCGCGCTCGACGATCTGTCGGCGCTCTACGCCGCCGAGCTGGACCTGGCGCTGGCGGCGGCGGTGACGCTGCTGCGCGAGAGCGCGGCAGCGATCGATGCCGTCCCCCAGGCGCCCGCCCAGGCGCTGGCCATGCGGGTCCGGCTGGAAATCGAAGCGTTGGCGGAAAGGGTGCTGCGCGCGGCCGGCCGCGCGCTGGGTGCCGGGCCCCTGTGCCGCGATGCGCGCTTCGCGGCACTGATGACGGATCTGCCCGTGTTTCTGCGGCAGAGCCATGCGGAACGTGACCTGGCGGCCTACGGCCGTGCGGGTATCGAGCAGCGAACCACGGGGGAGCAGGCATGGAGACTGTAG
- a CDS encoding SAM-dependent methyltransferase: METVGKETPPAGFDQAYFENMFAASDDPWQFRQRWYERRKRALTLAMLPKARYASGFEPGCANGELAAELATRCERLLASDGSPRAAALAEERLVDATHVRVERLILPENWPDERFDLVVISELGYYLDSAQRDVLGARIEASLLPGGTFLACHWRYPIEGWEASGDDVHAAFDARAGLHRLAHYEDADMLLDVWSNDPRSVAHCEGL; the protein is encoded by the coding sequence ATGGAGACTGTAGGCAAGGAGACGCCGCCGGCGGGTTTCGACCAGGCGTATTTCGAGAACATGTTCGCTGCGAGCGACGACCCCTGGCAGTTCCGCCAGCGGTGGTACGAGCGCCGCAAGCGCGCGCTGACGCTGGCGATGCTGCCCAAGGCGCGCTACGCGAGCGGTTTCGAGCCCGGTTGCGCGAACGGCGAACTGGCCGCGGAACTGGCCACGCGCTGCGAGCGTCTGCTCGCGAGCGACGGCAGCCCTCGGGCGGCCGCCCTGGCGGAGGAACGGCTCGTCGACGCCACCCATGTCCGGGTCGAACGGCTGATTCTGCCCGAGAACTGGCCGGACGAACGCTTCGATCTGGTGGTCATCAGCGAACTCGGCTACTACCTGGATTCCGCGCAGCGCGACGTGCTGGGCGCGCGGATCGAGGCGTCGCTGCTGCCGGGAGGAACTTTCCTGGCATGTCACTGGCGCTACCCGATCGAAGGCTGGGAGGCCAGCGGCGACGACGTGCATGCCGCTTTCGATGCGCGCGCCGGTTTGCACCGGCTGGCCCATTACGAGGATGCGGATATGCTGCTCGACGTCTGGTCGAACGATCCGCGCTCGGTTGCGCACTGCGAGGGCTTATGA
- a CDS encoding glycosyltransferase, whose protein sequence is MIGIVIPAHNEQHGLRDCLASIQLAAGHPDLQGEDVAILVVLDACTDASAMIAASLGVATLTIGARNVGRARAAGADHQLAAGARWLAFTDADTVVSPDWLVAQLGLRAEAVCGTVSVGDWSPHGAQLERVRRHFAEHYLDADGHRHIHGANMGVSAHAYRRAGGFPPLALSEDVALVEALLAVGVDIAWSALPRVTTSARLDARAAGGFGDTLRGYAAGAQSGVVQLLPG, encoded by the coding sequence ATGATCGGCATCGTTATCCCGGCGCATAACGAACAACACGGCCTGCGCGACTGTCTCGCCTCGATCCAGCTCGCCGCGGGCCATCCGGACCTGCAGGGCGAGGACGTGGCGATCCTGGTGGTGCTGGATGCCTGCACCGACGCTTCCGCGATGATCGCGGCGTCGCTGGGCGTGGCGACGCTGACGATCGGCGCGCGCAATGTCGGCCGCGCGCGCGCGGCGGGCGCCGACCATCAGCTCGCCGCCGGCGCGCGCTGGCTCGCGTTTACCGATGCCGATACCGTCGTGTCGCCGGACTGGCTCGTCGCCCAGCTTGGTCTGCGGGCCGAGGCGGTCTGTGGGACGGTGTCGGTGGGCGACTGGTCGCCGCATGGCGCGCAGCTGGAACGGGTGCGCCGGCATTTCGCCGAGCATTACCTGGATGCCGACGGGCACCGTCACATCCACGGCGCGAACATGGGCGTCAGCGCCCATGCCTACCGGCGCGCCGGCGGTTTCCCGCCGCTCGCGCTCAGCGAGGACGTGGCGCTGGTGGAGGCGCTGCTGGCTGTCGGCGTCGACATTGCGTGGAGCGCGCTGCCGCGGGTCACCACCAGCGCGCGGCTGGACGCTCGCGCGGCGGGCGGCTTCGGCGACACCCTGCGCGGCTATGCCGCAGGGGCGCAGAGCGGGGTCGTGCAATTGCTCCCTGGCTGA
- a CDS encoding ferritin-like domain-containing protein: MQTDYVPPLPWRLEDIDFDAIDPDLAAKNEDLVVLLCASSFIESGSDLYSRNLSTYFEGDEEVAQWLDAHWEVEELQHGRALKKYIACAWPDFDWDKAFKQFFAEYSLTCKIEDFEKTRALEMAARCVVETGTATLYRAINESCDEPVLKQLTANIRSDEVRHYKHFLNYFKKYNAVERNGRLAVFGALTRRLMEMRSEDSDIALRHVYAERYDQDAVKSERFRSMSKRVNGLVKRNLSADMCIKMLLKPLDLPMRLQSGIQFPLTKITQHVFFR; the protein is encoded by the coding sequence GTGCAAACCGACTATGTACCGCCGCTACCGTGGCGGCTCGAAGACATCGATTTCGACGCCATCGATCCGGATCTGGCCGCGAAAAACGAGGATTTGGTGGTGCTGTTGTGTGCATCGTCGTTCATCGAGAGCGGTTCGGATCTTTACAGCCGCAATCTGTCGACCTATTTCGAGGGCGACGAGGAAGTGGCGCAATGGCTCGACGCGCATTGGGAAGTCGAGGAGCTGCAGCACGGGCGGGCGTTGAAGAAGTACATCGCCTGCGCCTGGCCGGACTTCGACTGGGACAAGGCTTTCAAGCAGTTTTTCGCGGAATACTCGCTGACGTGCAAGATCGAGGACTTCGAAAAAACGCGCGCGCTCGAAATGGCGGCGCGTTGCGTCGTCGAGACCGGAACCGCGACGCTGTATCGCGCGATCAACGAGTCGTGCGACGAGCCGGTCCTCAAGCAGCTGACCGCGAACATCCGTTCCGACGAAGTGCGCCACTACAAGCATTTCCTGAATTATTTCAAGAAATACAACGCGGTCGAGCGCAACGGCCGGCTGGCGGTGTTCGGGGCGCTGACGCGACGTTTGATGGAAATGCGCAGCGAGGATTCCGATATTGCACTGCGCCACGTGTATGCCGAACGCTACGATCAGGATGCGGTGAAGAGCGAACGTTTCCGCTCGATGAGCAAGCGGGTCAACGGGCTGGTCAAGCGCAATCTTTCCGCTGACATGTGCATCAAGATGCTGCTCAAGCCGCTCGATCTGCCGATGCGGCTGCAGTCCGGCATCCAGTTTCCGCTGACGAAAATCACCCAGCATGTCTTTTTCCGCTGA